Genomic window (Syngnathus typhle isolate RoL2023-S1 ecotype Sweden linkage group LG4, RoL_Styp_1.0, whole genome shotgun sequence):
ATCTAGCTAGTCTATTTACATTTTGTGATTGTTTTAGAGAAAACAGTGCGATtatatacagttttttttcattaccCCCCTTTTAAACAGGCACTGCACGGCCAAATCACCCTGGTTGCAAACCCCACCCTGTAAAAAGATCCCTAATACCATCTGCACCTATAAAACaattaattaatgttttttttccacattaatGTGAACCTAAAAGAAAATAGAGGATAAAAACAAACAGTTAAACAAAGGTAATCCTAATAATAtaaaatggcccattttgaGGCAATTAAGTGTTCAAACTGAATGTACCTACCTTAAAAATAGATGCGTCTATTTCTTGGTTGTAATCCTGTTTCCCTGCGTGTTTCCACGGAATTCGGAACATGATTCGGTTTCCATCTTCCCACATGAGCCCAGAGTATTGTCCACTCTGGATCTGCTCAATAAGCCACTGCTTCAGCCTACGACCTCCAGAATTCGACATCGTGTTTGTGTCACCTACACCAAGAAGTTACTCATGTTAGAATTGCAACGTATCAAAGGAATTCCAAAAGTGAAAGTAAAAGCACTTACAATGAGAAGTTGTTGAGCTGTGAGATGGTAATGATTGAATGATTGCTCCTCCACGCatctctgtcaggtttattgtTTTGGATGGTAGTAAGTATGCGTGACGTCACTGGTGTTCTGACCAATCACTGCCAAGTCGCAACAGGTCGACCCCGCCTACTACGACATTGTAGTTCTTTAAAGTGTAGGCATTTACAAGAAACGGTCTGACACAAGTTGCTGCCCACGCCAAAACAATCAGTGACAAGTAAGCTTGTGGCATGGGGAATTTTTGTGTGGACCCCTACTTTGTCATTCACCCGCTCTGCTCTGAGAACACAAAGTCTTGAATTGCAAGTCAGTAAATCTTGGTAATTTGACATTTGCCCAAGGTGTGATTATTTCATGGcgttcattcatttttataaaAATCCTAGGAACCCTAAACTGCTTAACTGGCAGGAAAATTCCAGGACTAGTGTCCCACATTTAGAGCTTTGGGGCCTTATTCCACAGAACCTGGTCAGGTGAGTTTACTCCAACAAAGTGACATTTTAGGCCAGGAACTGTCAGAAGATCAGAGAATGCTCTGCAGCCACATGTTGTCCTGCCACAGGGGACAACTCACAGTTTGGGTTGGAAATGCCTCTTTTGACAATCTTGGAACTTTTCTGTCATAGACATCATTAGTATTAGTGGTACTAGATTAATATGTAACAAGTACTTTGTAAAGTCAAAACAATCACATTTATTCTATTGGACAAGACaatcgtttatttattttttttacaaaacaaaaacagtagtgTGCAATACTTGTACCAAGAAAACCACAAGACAATCTACAAACACTACAATGATAAATCAGAGCTTCAATAAAAATCAGGAAGATGCCAGTGTTTGTACTTCCAAGATCCTTCATTAAAACTAAACATTGTACTGTCAACATAGCCTTGTATGAAACACACAAATCAACAtacatttttgttcattttccacCTTTAGGATTACCTCCATTTTTTGGAATTGACTCATTTACACAAAATTAGTAAAACAGTAGTTCACCAAAGCAGGTGGTCGACATCCCATGTAATCGGAGGCAAATGACAAATCATGAGCATATTGCAACAGGTCGGGAGGATCACATGGAAGCATAGGTGATGTCATCATGATTAAGGTGCTGAGGCTTTTAGAGTAAGGCGTCTGAGCACTGATGGGCTCGGTGAAGGAAACAAGGAGGTACTAGGGGTGAGGTACGCATAGCCCGCAGCAAAATCAACCCGTTGCTAAAAAGGTTAGCGTGATGCATAAATTAAGTATTTTGTCGGGTGATTTAGTGGCGGGCCTAGTGTTTCAGCTGCTGCCTTCGGGATGAGCCGGAGTGGGCGGAAGGGAGCCCGCGTCCACGTCCTGTTTTATCCAGCGCTGGTCTCCGGCTTGTCTCTGGTTCTCCTGTTGCTCCGTGTATTGGATCAGCAGGGCGCCCACTTGCTCCTGGTCCTTAAACGGACTGGCTTGGAAACTGGACTCCAGCCACGCTCGATACTGTGGATAGATCGGTATGAATACAATCAATGCTCAGTTAAGCATTATTGTTATCAGTGTGATAAATGACCGGACTCAGATCAAAACACTTGATCATCAAAACACAGCAAATAAAGATTTTGTATTTCCATTGCTTTCTGTGGTCACATAGTTTCCAAATCCTACACTATAGCAGTGTGTCCAACTGTTATGATTCCATTACAGTGTATTGAAACTAAAAATGCATCCAGTCCTTGGTATAATTGTAACTGAGGACAAAGATTTGCACGAGCCAGTTGTTTATTGTGGCTCAAGTAATTTACAGAGGCTTTCAAACTTTTATATCATGAACCTTGGTTATTGCAGCCTAAGGAACATCACATTTTATTACATGTAACGGCAGATGACATTTATCCTGATACAAGTAGGAGTTAGCAGGAAGAATCTGTCTTATCTAACAGGTCCAGTGGAATTTATTCTCAATGCGGTTACTGCACCTTTCTAAAGTATCACATACAATGAACAACACAGGTgactaaaagggaaaaaaaatacaatgtgtCAAATGCAGAGATGTTTCTAATAATTTGGTTACTTGACAAACGATTAGAAAAGGGTCTCAAATAATGGAGTGCAGTTCAATACAGTTTTCCAACGACAACCTgcagaataataaaaatacggtattcacaTGTCTGGTGACTTACCGTAATTTCAGTATACTATGCATTTCTTTGGATATCACTTTGGAATGAACTTTTAGGGTCATTGGAGCCCCTGTAACTTTGTGCAGTCACGGGATTAACACTGTACTTGAATGgcatctagttttttttttttttaaaacaaacctTTCTAAATTTCGACATGTAAATACATTGAGTTTAAAGGCTAAAAGGCTAACTGAAGTGAAACTTGTACTTTGGAAGTGATTCTTTCAAGTACCACTTGCCTGAATACCACCCCACTTTCAGAATCACTGGTCTCAGGAGTTCCTTATATACAACAATACTGTGAAATTTGCCGTTACAATGCAGATTCATTTGTACGACTCAATTTGTGAAGTCATTTTCCCTGTATTCCTCAAAATCATTGCATGCAAGATGCTGACGGTGATGCAAAGCACGTGATAAGCAGTGCCCAGTTATCGCAATCGCAGCAACATCCCCCACCTCCGCGGTTCCCTTTCTCAATGCGACTCAATGCTCGGTCATTGCTACTGCAACGGAACATTTTTATGCACTCCGTTAATTGAAATGTTGTATTACACAGAAAAAGAAGTGGTCACTTTTGCGAGCTGCTTTCACGGTATATACGGTACCTTTGAGACTTGCGTGGTTTGGTACTCCTGCAGCTGCTCCTGGAAGCCGCAATTGGGCCCAACAAAAGCGCGAACGGCCTTGACGGCGGTGAGACATTCCTCCCAGCTGTAATGGGTGACAGTCATCAGGTAGGCCACCACCATTGTCGTGCTTCGGGAGACACCTGCGAGGCTAAACGACAAACACACATTGGACGTATACACTACACTGGCCAGTCagaatattaggtacactttgGTTCAAGCTTCCGATAATATTTTGTCGGATTGAGGTTTATGATTGTTAATGACTAGATTGCGGTAATATAGAGGCACTTCCGACTCACTCATAAGTGAACATTATGTTACTTATCACTTACCAGTGAACGAGACACGCTCCGCCATTCAGGCGACACTCATGGATGAAGCGGATGCATTCTTTAAAATGTTGCAACCTGAGAAATTGATGAAAACACTTAAAATGCACACCGTTTCACATCAAATCAAGAAGCGCTGGGTTGCAGTTCAAAACATACAGTATTGCACAGCTAAAAATAGGATTGCATTATAGGAATTGAGAAATGGCATCTTGAAATGAAACTACATGAATGAGGCCCTGACTTTGTGTGTTGCAGAACTGGTTTATGATACCGGTTGAGGATTCCATCAATGGACAGTCTAATTTCCTTAAATGGATGCGACGACTTGGCTGCAGAACGGCTGCTCCACCAGAGGCTTTGTGAGCGCCAACGACAAACAAGGAAAGAGCCCTCTTTTGATTCTATAGTGTGACGACGAAGAAGAGGAAAAACAGCAGGTCTCTAAAATAATTCATGTTTTAAGCACGTGAACAAAAATGAAGTCTCAAACAATCCAGAAAAGCAATGACTGTAAGAAAAGGCCCGCCGCAGACATTTGTTGTGTTTGACAATCCTCCTTGCAGAcagttgggaaacactgataGCGTTTCATATAATCAAGAAGCAGAAGGCTGACCTGGCAGACTCCCGGGACCAGCTGCTGGTTACTCAACAGCAGACAAAGTAACAGTCGGCGGTGAAAATAGACACTTCTTCCTGAGACCCAAAGTCCACTTCAGAATTTGTCTCCTCAGCACTTTGCTCTGTCTTCCCAGCACTGATGCTTCCGCTCGTCTTGTTAAATACGCAGAAATTCACCATGTGAAAGAGTATTTACGTTCTAACTAGCTGAATCTGGTAAAAAAAGCCACAAAAGGCGCTCGGTCTCACGATGCTGCAGAATTGGAATATCATGGCAAAAGGCAGTCGTATTGAAGTACTGTCTTCATTCTGGATCATTCTCCTGTACTGTACAATCAATTGCCGTCTTTGTTTATTCCCTCAGAACTAAAATCTCATCTCAAGCAAGGCATAATGCAGCACAACGGTATGATTTCAATAAATAGAGAAAGACAGCATTTTGTGTCAATACGTCTTTTGGTTGCTTGAGAAAACGTGCTTAGCATACGTTTTCAATCGCCAAAACCCCTTTTGCAAAAATCAAAATTTGTATTAGCATGGTTGAAAATAATGGCTTTATAAAGGTAAGTAAAAAAATCATTACCACCATATTGCCATTTTAGTTTAGAATAGTTAAATTATAGTTTAAATTCATTCTTAATTTTCCTACTATGGGGCGATGTGCCCACAAAagtaatgttttaaaaaaatatatatatatatatacacaccgtGATagatatgaatttaaaaaatatacttgAATCCTGTTAATATGCTAAATGGCTATAAAAAGAATTGAGCCActcaatcaattaaataaaacgaCAACAATATTTCAGTCAAATTGAGGAAAAGTGGAAGTGACTGATAGCGAAAGTGAAGTTACTCGAGTCGTGATTATCACACTTCATTAAaagttaacaaaacaataaaataacattttatgtCACGAGATAGAGGGTTACATTTTTCCTTTAAGAATTTTTTCATGAACAGACTTCCATTGCCTTAGAGTCAGCCTTTCACGCCCATTGGGAGTTAAGTTACCAAATATGGCTCCTTTCCCTATAAAGGGCGACACATAGCCATGTTCGTGTCAATATCAATTTAAtagggagagaaaaaaggaaCTGAAATCAGGGTTGACTTGACATCCGTACCACATTATCGACGTTGGAGCTGCACGAAGCACTAAACGAACAGTAGCTAGGCGCTTATGCAATGGGAGGGGCCTCCTCGCCAGTGGCGAGCACGGCGGGGGAGGCAGTTGGCCTCCCGGCTCGGATTAAGCAGAATGGCGATTGTGACAGAGTGGGGCTCATTAAAGCGTAAAGGGTGGTCAAAGGCAACAGCCAGATGTCACTGAGGTTTCCTTCCTCTGCTGCCTGAGGGAAGGTGCCCGATTGCAACACTGGAGGTCAGAGCTCTCCGGGCCCTTCGGCAACATCCATCCAAGCCACAAAGCTCCATTTCTTATCTACTTGCAGTCGAGCTCTGAGGCAGAAGTTCCATTACGTTTAAAGAAATTGAAATAGAAGAGCAagggaaaacattttgaaactcTGCCGTGACAGCCAACAAGTGGTCAGAGCCTTGGCACTGGTGAGGCTGCTTTAGAAATGCTACTGGAATATAAACCCAGTCGGGCTCTGAGGTCTGCAAAATCGGGTCGATCAGTTGAGCCCGGCGTTCaaagcaaactggaagggggggggggggggggcttgtgcTGTGCGTTCGGTCCAACATGAGTCAAGCGAGAGTTGCATTAACAGAACCTACGTGGAGATGAATATAAACACGGTGACTCATGGGACCACTGCAAGGGTGGAGGGCCAGCTCATGATGCTTTCGACATGAATAAAGTGACAAATGGAATTACACCATCAAGCTCCGTTCGAAACATTGGTagacaatcacaaaaaaaaaatacagtggtgAATAACAGGAgtacttttttttatgtaatcaTATTTGGCCAACTATTAGAATGATTTGTTGACAATAGGCAAGTTATTAagcatggaaaaaataaaatactttaaaaaaataaaattaaacaattaaataagaataaataaaacaaaacctaTTTGTTTGATTCAAACCTCTTTGCCTAACCTATCCATCTAAGGTACTGAGGAAAACGTTAGAAGAAGAGTTGATTGTGCGTGTTTTCTACTCACAGATTCTGGCTAGAGCAATCTGCTGCGTGAATACAAAGGTAAGTCTTGTCCTgcaaatcatcatcatgagaaaaaTACGTTACACGTCAGAGCAGTTGTCACACCCAGAACAAGTTTTCGTAAAACAAATACTGCCTGTTGCGTATGTGTGTTATTGTATGATTAAATGTACGATTATTATTATGACAACATATCAAACCTTGTCCAACATAACCTACTGTAAATGAATAGGAACCATAAAAGTAATGCATTTTCTGAGAAGACATCTTATTCATATGGTAGGCtgaaaatttgttttgttttcaaaggtTAACACCTTCGTGCAAGACATCTTCATAGATGACACCCAAGCTCACAATATAGGCCAGAAATGTTATGTTCTACTTCTGTTTTAAAGATTTATTTGTCAAAAATGAACTTTCTCAGATGAAATAAGCAAACCAAGTCTGTGTCTGAGCTATATTGTGGTTGTCTATTACTTTTAGTTTCTTAGGTACACTCACCACCTGAACGTCATAAAAAAGGTTGCGCAAGAAATTCTGCTTTTGCGAAATAACCAAATTATTACAAACGGCTTTCAGTAATATGCAATACAGTTCCACGCCAACAAAATAATCATCACTGTTAAACGACACCCATCTAATAGTGTCAACAAAAAGTCAACTGTAAAAGAAATTTAAATGATGGATTGACTATGTTATATCAATATATAATGACATATAATAACATATTAGCTGTGCACATATACAACTCTGAGTACACTCTTGCACCAACTACAGCTCAACACTTCCCTCTGCTGGTTAAAGAAACCTCAGACTTTTGGAAGTTGTATTGTGTTGAATGTATTTGGTTCAGCAAGTGTTTTGGACATGATGATACTTCTATTTCACTAACCTCAAATACGGGCCGGGCATTGTTGTACACAGAGAGGATGTGGGTGATGCCATTCTGTGATAGGCTTTGTCGGTTTTCTGCATCTAGATCAAATACAGGGGAAGGGGGTTGCTCACGCCATGATTGAGTCACAACACCTGACTTTCAATGGAAATCCTTCTTATTGAATAAGCCACGAACATAAGGAACAATTGAATACACATTTTCCTCTCTCAAACAAAGGAATCAAAATTATATTCATCTTGGTACTGCTGCTTTTTATTGTTTCCAGCAGAAACCACCATCACAACATTTCATGTTAAAATGGAGTCTATGAATTGAGAATAACTTGTGCAAAACAGAATAAAATGTTCATTAGTAGAAAACATTGCAAAAAGGTTCATATTATTCTTCACATTTATAAAAGAAATCAAGTTAAATcccacaaaaagacaaaataaatgacaagaCAAGGACGTCTTTCTTACCTCTTATATTCCCAAGGTACAGGCCATCAACAACCTGTGAAGCACAAGTCACAGACATGTTGTACTCTTCTTAGTCTCTGCATGATAGTCAGCCTTCAAATGGTTCCCCTAAAAAGGAACAAATGTTCCAAGCTGAGCCTGATTGGATTTGAGGCTTAAAGCTTAAGAACCAAGCACGGGAAAGGCAACTATTCCCCCCCCAGGGACATACAAGGCCTGAAGCGCTGAAGTGTCATCCTCAAGGAGTGATGAGAGGCAAAGACACTGGACAGACTCCAAAACAATGGAGTTCAAACTTTTTACAAGTACCACCTCAAAAAATAATTACCTCTCCAGGTACATAATGgtccaaataaaaaagaatacaatTCAAAGTTAAACACAACAGATCTGTGCATGATAAA
Coding sequences:
- the dusp22a gene encoding dual specificity protein phosphatase 22-A isoform X2; this translates as MGNGMNKVVDGLYLGNIRDAENRQSLSQNGITHILSVYNNARPVFEDKTYLCIHAADCSSQNLLQHFKECIRFIHECRLNGGACLVHCLAGVSRSTTMVVAYLMTVTHYSWEECLTAVKAVRAFVGPNCGFQEQLQEYQTTQVSKYRAWLESSFQASPFKDQEQVGALLIQYTEQQENQRQAGDQRWIKQDVDAGSLPPTPAHPEGSS
- the dusp22a gene encoding dual specificity protein phosphatase 22-A isoform X1, encoding MSVTCASQVVDGLYLGNIRDAENRQSLSQNGITHILSVYNNARPVFEDKTYLCIHAADCSSQNLLQHFKECIRFIHECRLNGGACLVHCLAGVSRSTTMVVAYLMTVTHYSWEECLTAVKAVRAFVGPNCGFQEQLQEYQTTQVSKYRAWLESSFQASPFKDQEQVGALLIQYTEQQENQRQAGDQRWIKQDVDAGSLPPTPAHPEGSS